The Lepus europaeus isolate LE1 chromosome 6, mLepTim1.pri, whole genome shotgun sequence genome includes a window with the following:
- the CDCA3 gene encoding cell division cycle-associated protein 3, translated as MGSTKSVPVTPARPPPHNKLLARVADPRSPSAGIQRTPIQVESSPQPSLPSGEQLEGSKQAQDTDPRSPTLGIARTPMKTSSGDPPGLLVKQLSEVFETEASKSSLPPEPALPPELPSSSDSDLPLGPQLALEGQVPAWKPTELPSRQGLSTEEARQPTETPVGSQSSDKPLREPETPRSSGSKHNRRKPSGKVLGRPPLTILQDDNSPGTLAPRQGKRPSPLSANARELKEGSALGTGRLLKTGGRAWEQGRDHDKENQHFPLVES; from the exons ATGGGCTCAACCAAGAGCGTCCCCGTCACCCCAGCGCGGCCTCCGCCGCACAACAAGCTCCTGGCCCGAGTGGCGGACCCGCGTTCCCCCAGCGCCGGCATCCAGCGCACTCCCATCCAG GTGGAGAGTTCCCCACAGCCAAGCCTGCCCTCGGGAGAACAGCTGGAGGGGTCCAAACAGGCCCAGGACACGGATCCCCGCTCTCCGACCCTCGGCATTGCGCGGACACCCATGAAGACCAGCAGCGGAG ACCCCCCAGGCCTCCTGGTGAAGCAGCTGAGTGAAGTGTTTGAGACTGAAGCCTCCAAATCCAGTCTTCCCCCCgagccagctctgcccccagAGCTACCTTCCTCCTCTGACTCGGACTTGCCGCTGGGTCCTCAGTTAGCCCTTGAGGGCCAGGTGCCAGCCTGGAAGCCGACTGAGCTCCCCTCCAGACAGGGGCTTTCCACGGAGGAAGCAAGACAGCCCACGGAAACCCCTGTGGGCAGCCAGAGCTCAGACAAGCCCCTGAGAGAGCCTGAGACGCCCCGTTCTTCAG GTTCTAAGCACAATAGGCGGAAACCGAGTGGCAAGGTGTTAGGGAGACCCCCACTCACCATCCTGCAAGACGACAACTCCCCCGGCACCCTGGCGCCACGGCAG GGAAAGCGGCCTTCTCCCCTAAGTGCAAATGCTCGGGAGCTGAAGGAAGGGTCCGCGCTCGGAACCGGGCGGCTTCTGAAAACTGGAGGGCGAGCGTGGGAACAAGGCCGGGACCACGACAAGGAGAACCAGCACTTTCCTTTGGTAGAGAGCTAG
- the GNB3 gene encoding guanine nucleotide-binding protein G(I)/G(S)/G(T) subunit beta-3: MGEMEQLRQEAEQLKKQIADARKACADITLAELVSGLEVVGRVQMRTRRTLRGHLAKIYAMHWATDSKLLVSASQDGKLIVWDTYTTNKVHAIPLRSSWVMTCAYAPSGNFVACGGLDNMCSIYSLKSREGNVKVSRELSAHTGYLSCCRFLDDNNIVTSSGDTTCALWDIETGQQKTVFVGHTGDCMSLAVSPDFKLFISGACDASAKLWDVREGTCRQTFTGHESDINAICFFPNGEAICTGSDDASCRLFDLRADQELTAYSHESIICGITSVAFSLSGRLLFAGYDDFNCNVWDSMKCERVGILSGHDNRVSCLGVTADGMAVATGSWDSFLKIWN; this comes from the exons ATGggggagatggagcagctgagacaggaagcagagcagctcaaGAAGCAGATCGCA GACGCCAGGAAAGCCTGTGCCGACATTACCTTGGCAGAg CTGGTGTCTGGCCTAGAGGTGGTGGGACGAGTCCAGATGCGGACCCGGCGGACACTAAGGGGGCATCTGGCCAAGATCTATGCCATGCACTGGGCCACTGATTCCAA GCTGCTGGTAAGTGCCTCCCAGGACGGGAAGCTCATCGTGTGGGACACCTACACCACCAACAAG GTGCACGCCATCCCACTGCGCTCCTCCTGGGTCATGACCTGTGCCTACGCCCCGTCAGGGAACTTTGTGGCGTGCGGGGGGCTGGACAACATGTGTTCCATCTATAGCCTCAAATCTCGTGAGGGCAACGTTAAGGTCAGCCGGGAGCTCTCTGCTCACACAG GTTATCTCTCCTGCTGCCGCTTCCTGGACGACAACAACATTGTGACCAGCTCTGGGGACACCACGTG TGCCTTGTGGGATATTGAGACGGGGCAGCAGAAGACTGTGTTTGTGGGGCACACGGGTGACTGCATGAGCCTGGCTGTGTCTCCCGACTTCAAACTCTTCATTTCGggggcctgtgatgccagcgccaAGCTCTGGGACGTGCGGGAGGGGACCTGCCGTCAGACTTTCACTGGCCATGAGTCGGACATCAACGCCATCTGT TTCTTCCCCAATGGAGAGGCCATCTGCACTGGCTCGGATGACGCCTCCTGCCGCCTGTTTGACCTGCGGGCGGATCAGGAGCTGACCGCCTACTCCCACGAGAGTATCATCTGCGGCATCACATCCGTGGCCTTCTCCCTCAGTGGCCGCCTGCTCTTCGCAGGCTATGACGACTTCAACTGCAATGTCTGGGACTCCATGAAGTGTGAGCGTGTGG gCATCCTCTCTGGCCATGACAACAGGGTCAGCTGCCTGGGGGTCACGGCCGACGGGATGGCTGTGGCCACTGGTTCCTGGGACAGCTTCCTCAAAATCTGGAACTga
- the P3H3 gene encoding prolyl 3-hydroxylase 3 has product MLRLLRLLLLLLLLPPPGSPEPPGLAPLSPGAPPQAPDLLYADGLRAYADGAWAQAVALLREALRSQAALGRARQDCGASCAAEPGAPEPDSRQESWEPLLLRAALRRAECLTQCSARRLGPGGAARLRVGSALRDAFRRREPYNYLQRAYYQLKKLDLAAAAAHTFFVANPTHLQMREDMAKYRRMAGIRPQSFRDLETPPHWAAYDTGLEHLGRQEAGLALPLLEEALQGSLAQVESCRAGCEGPEEQQGLEDEEEEGADGQGGLYEAIAGHWIRVLQCRQRCVGDTATRPGRSFPVPDFLPDQLRRLHEAYAQVGNLSQAVQNVLSVLLFYPADETAKKALAQYQAQLGEPHPGLGPREDVQQFVLRSLGEKRQLYYAMEHLGRSFRDPDAWTPETFIPEALREKLREDQEKRPYDREPPQPKPLTYWKDVLLLEGVTLTHDARQLNGSERAVLDGLLTPAECGVLLQLTKDAAGAGARSGYRGRRSPHTPHERFEGLTVLKAAQLARAGAVGSQGAKLLLEVSERVRTLTQAYFSPERPLHLSFTHLVCRSAIEGEQEQRMDLSHPVHADNCVLDPDTGECWREPPAYTYRDYSGVLYLNDDFQGGDLFFTEPNALTVTARVRPRCGRLVAFSSGVENPHGVWAVTRGRRCALALWHTWAPEHKEQEWTEAKELLQEPEEEEEEEGEEEEQMPSRDSSPEPPSRRLQRVQDKTGKPPRVREEL; this is encoded by the exons ATGCTCCGGCTCCTccggttgctgctgctgctgctgctgctgcctcccccggGGTCCCCCGAGCCCCCCGGCCTGGCCCCGCTGTCCCCGGGGGCGCCCCCTCAGGCCCCCGACTTGCTCTACGCGGACGGGCTGCGCGCCTACGCGGACGGGGCTTGGGCGCAGGCCGTGGCGCTGCTGCGGGAGGCACTGCGGAGCCAGGCGGCGCTGGGCCGCGCGCGGCAGGACTGCGGGGCGAGCTGTGCCGCCGAGCCGGGCGCCCCGGAGCCTGACTCCCGGCAGGAATCCTGGGAGCCACTGCTGCTCCGCGCCGCGCTCCGCCGCGCCGAGTGCCTGACCCAGTGCTCAGCGCGGAGGCTGGGCCCCGGGGGCGCGGCGCGACTCCGCGTGGGGAGCGCACTGCGGGACGCCTTCCGCCGCCGGGAGCCCTACAACTACCTGCAGAGGGCCTACTACCAG CTGAAGAAGCTGGACCTGGCCGCCGCCGCAGCACACACCTTCTTTGTGGCCAACCCCACGCACCTGCAGATGCGCGAGGACATGGCCAAGTACAGAAGGATGGCGGGTATTCGGCCCCAGAGCTTCCGGGACCTGGAGACGCCCCCGCACTGG GCAGCCTATGACACTGGCCTGGAGCACCTGGGAcgccaggaggcagggctggcactgcccCTGCTGGAGGAGGCGCTACAGGGGAGCCTGGCCCAGGTGGAGAGCTGCCGGGCCGGCTGCGAGGGGcctgaggagcagcaggggctggaagatgaggaggaagaaggggctgATGGGCAGGGGGGCCTCTATGAGGCCATTGCAG GACACTGGATCCGggtcctgcagtgccggcagcgcTGTGTGGGGGACACAGCCACGCGTCCTGGTCGCAGCTTCCCTGTCCCGGACTTCCTTCCCGACCAACTGAGACGGCTGCACGAGGCCTATGCCCAGG TGGGGAACCTGTCCCAGGCCGTGCAAAACGTCCTGAGCGTCCTGCTCTTTTACCCGGCGGATGAGACGGCCAAGAAGGCACTGGCCCAGTACCAGGCCCAGCTGGGAGAGCCACACCCTGGCCTCGGCCCCCGAGAG GACGTCCAGCAGTTCGTTCTCCGGTCTCTCGGTGAGAAGAGGCAGCTCTACTACGCCATGGAGCACCTGGGGCGCAGCTTCAGGGACCCT GACGCCTGGACCCCAGAGACCTTCATACCTGAGGCGCTAAGAGAGAAGCTCAG AGAGGATCAGGAGAAGAGGCCCTATGACCGTGAGCCCCCACAGCCGAAGCCCCTGACCTACTGGAAGG ATGTCCTTCTCCTGGAGGGAGTGACCCTGACGCACGACGCCAGGCAGCTGAATGGGTCAGAGCGGGCCGTGCTGGACGGGCTGCTCACCCCAGCTGAGTGCGGGGTGCTGCTGCAGCTGACCAAG gatgcagctggggctggagccaggtctGGCTATCGTGGTCGCCGCTCACCCCACACCCCCCACGAACGCTTCGAGGGGCTCACAGTGCTGAAGGCAGCGCAG CTGGCGCGGGCCGGGGCTGTGGGCAGCCAGGGCGCCAAGCTGCTTCTGGAGGTGAGCGAGCGCGTGCGCACCTTGACGCAGGCCTACTTCTCCCCGGAGCGGCCCCTGCATCTCTCCTTCACCCACCTGGTGTGCCGCAGTGCCATAGAAG GTGAGCAAGAGCAGCGCATGGACCTGAGTCACCCCGTGCATGCCGACAACTGTGTCCTGGACCCCGACACCGGGGAGTGCTGGCGGGAGCCCCCCGCCTACACCTACCGAGACTACAG tGGAGTGCTCTACCTCAACGATGACTTCCAGGGGGGTGACCTGTTCTTTACTGAGCCCAACGCCCTCACTGTCACG GCTCGGGTGCGGCCTCGCTGTGGACGCCTCGTGGCCTTCAGCTCTGGTGTTGAGAATCCCCATGGCGTGTGGGCCGTGACTCGGGGTCGGCGCTGCgccctggcgctgtggcacacgtGGGCTCCTGAGCACAAGGAGCAG gagtgGACAGAAGCCAAAGAGCTACTGCAGGAgccagaggaagaagaggaagaggaaggagaggaggaggaacaaATGCCCAGCAGAGACTCTTCCCCAGAGCCCCCAAGCCGCAGGCTTCAGCGGGTGCAAGACAAGACTGGGAAGCCACCTCGGGTCCGGGAGGAGCTATGA
- the GPR162 gene encoding probable G-protein coupled receptor 162, whose amino-acid sequence MARGGLAAEEASLRSNALSWLACGLLALLANAWIILSISAKQQKHKPLELLLCFLAGTHILMAAVPLTTFAVVQLRRQASSDYDWNESICKVFVSTYYTLALATCFTVASLSYHRMWMVRWPVNYRLSNAKKQALHAVMGIWMVSFILSTLPSIGWHNNGERYYARGCQFIVSKIGLGFGVCFSLLLLGGIVMGLVCVAITFYQTLWARPRRARQARRAGGRGGAKAGGPGGGLGTRPAFEVPAIVVEDARGKRRSSLDGSESAKTSLQVTNLVSAIVFLYDSLTGVPILVVSFFSLKSDSAPPWMVLAVLWCSMAQTLLLPSFIWSCERYRADVRTVWEQCVAIMSEEDGDDDGGCDDYADGRLCKVRFDANGATSPGGRDPTQVKLLPGRHMLFPPLERVHYLQVPLSRRLSHDETNIFSTPRAPGSFLHKWSSSDDIRVLPAQSRALGGPPEYLGQRHRLEDQEDEDEAEGGGLASLRQFLESGVLGSSGGPPRGPGFFREEITTFIDETPLPSPTASPGPSPRRPRPLGLSPRRLSLGSPDSRAVGLPLGLSTGRRCSLTGGEGAARVWGGSWGPGNPIFPQLTL is encoded by the exons ATGGCTCGGGGCGGGCTGGCAGCAGAGGAGGCCTCCCTGCGCTCCAACGCACTGTCCTGGCTGgcctgtgggctcctggctctgctggccAACGCCTGGATCATCCTGAGCATCTCGGCCAAGCAGCAGAAGCACAAGCCACTGGagttgctgctctgcttcctggcgGGCACGCACATCCTCATGGCGGCCGTGCCCCTCACCACCTTCGCCGTGGTGCAGCTGCGGCGCCAGGCTTCATCTGACTACGACTGGAACGAGAGCATCTGCAAGGTCTTCGTGTCCACCTACTACACGCTGGCTCTGGCCACCTGCTTCACGGTCGCGTCGCTCTCCTACCACCGCATGTGGATGGTGCGCTGGCCTGTCAACTACCGCCTGAGCAATGCCAAGAAGCAGGCGCTGCACGCCGTCATGGGTATCTGGATGGTCAGCTTCATCCTCTCCACGCTGCCCTCCATCGGCTGGCACAACAACGGCGAGCGCTACTACGCCCGAGGCTGCCAGTTCATCGTCTCCAAGATCGGCCTCGGCTTCGGCGTCTGCTTCAGCCTCCTGCTCCTCGGGGGCATCGTCATGGGGCTGGTCTGTGTGGCCATCACCTTCTACCAGACGCTGTGGGCTCGGCCCCGGAGGGCTCGGCAGGCCCGGAGAGCGGGGGGCCGTGGCGGGGCCAAGGCAGGGGGGCCGGGAGGAGGCTTGGGAACCCGGCCAGCTTTTGAGGTGCCTGCCATTGTGGTGGAGGATGCCCGTGGGAAGCGGCGGTCCTCTCTGGACGGCTCCGAGTCGGCCAAGACATCCCTGCAGGTCACCAACCTGGTCAGCGCCATCGTCTTTCTCTATGACTCGCTCACGGGGGTGCCCATCTTG GTGGTGAGTTTCTTCTCGCTCAAGTCGGACTCGGCTCCACCGTGGATGGTGCTGGCTGTGCTCTGGTGTTCCATGGCACAGACCCTGCTGCTGCCCTCCTTCATCTGGTCCTGTGAGCGCTACCGCGCCGACGTGCGCACCGTGTGGGAGCAGTGTGTGGCCATCATGTCGGAGGAGGACGGCGATGACG ATGGGGGCTGTGATGACTATGCAGATGGCCGCCTGTGCAAAGTTCGCTTTGATGCTAACGGGGCCACAAGCCCTGGGGGCCGGGACCCCAcccaggtgaagctgctgcctggaagaCACATGCTCTTTCCCCCTCTTGAGAGAGTCCATTACTTACAG GTCCCTCTGTCCCGCCGTCTGTCCCACGATGAGACCAACATCTTCTCGACTCCTCGGGCACCGGGCTCCTTCCTACACAAGTGGTCATCCTCCGACGACATCCGGGTCCTCCCAGCTCAGAGCCGGGCCCTTGGAGGCCCCCCCGAGTACCTGGGACAGAGACACAGGCTGGAGGACCAGGAGGATGAGGATGAGGCTGAAGGCGGGGGGCTGGCCAGCCTTCGGCAGTTTCTGGAGAGCGGGGTTCTGGGGTCAAGTGGGGGACCACCGCGGGGTCCCGGTTTCTTCCGGGAAGAGATCACCACCTTTATCGACGAGACGCCTCTGCCTTCCCCGACTGCCTCCCCGGGACCCTCTCCTCGTCGGCCCCGGCCACTGGGCCTCTCGCCCCGCCGACTCTCCCTGGGGTCTCCCGACAGCAGAGCTGTTGGACTTCCCCTGGGGCTCAGTACAGGGAGACGTTGCTCCCTGacagggggggagggggctgcaagGGTTTGGGGAGGGTCTTGGGGCCCAGGGAACCCCATCTTCCCCCAGCTGACTCTCTGA